Proteins from one Lagopus muta isolate bLagMut1 chromosome W, bLagMut1 primary, whole genome shotgun sequence genomic window:
- the LOC125686463 gene encoding uncharacterized protein LOC125686463, translated as MSPPTSKRETQSFLGAVGFWRMHVPNYSLIVSLLYHVTRMRNEFTWGPEQQQAFEQIKQETARAVALGPVRKGQGIKNILYTTPGENGPTWTLWQRASGETRGRPLGFWSRAYRGSEERYTPTEKEILAAYEGVRAASEVVGTDTQLLLAPRLPVLNWMFKGKVPSTHHATDATWSKWIALITQRARMGNLSRPGILEVIMEGPEGKKFGTPPGEEVSRAKEVPPYNELPEKEKKYALFTDGSRCTVGNHRRWKSAVWSPTRQVAEATEGKGEPSQFAEVKAVQLALDVAERERWPMLYLYTDSWMVANALWGWLQQWEQNNWQRRGKPIWAAELWKDIAA; from the coding sequence atgtctccacccactagcaaaagagagacacaatcttttctgggtgcagtgggcttttggagaatgcatgttccaaactacagcctcattgtaagcctCCTTTAtcatgtgacgcgaatgagaaatgagtttacatggggccctgagcagcagcaggcttttgaacagattaaacaggagacagcccgtgccgtggccctagggccagtacggaagggacagggtataaagaacatcctctataccaCTCCTGGAGAGAATGGTCCCACTTGGactttgtggcaaagagcctcaggagagacccgaggccgacccctgggattctggagtcgggcgtacagagggtctgaagagcgctacactccaactgagaaggagatcttagctgcatatgagggcgttcgggctgcttccgaagtagttggtactgacacacagctccttctggcacctcgactgccagtgctgaactggatgttcaagggaaaggttccctctacccatcatgctactgatgccacttggagcaagtggattgcactgattacacaacgagcacggatggggaacctcagccgtccaggaatcctagaggtcatcatggagGGGCCTGAAGgcaaaaagtttggaacaccaccaggagaagaagtatcacgtgctaaagaggtcccaccatacaatgaactaccagaaaaagaaaagaaatatgccctgttcacagatggatcacGTTGTACTGTGGGAAAtcatcgcagatggaaatctgctgtgtggagccccacacgacaagttgcagaggccactgaagggaaaggcgaaccaagccaatttgcagaggtaaaggctgtccaactggccttagatgttgctgagcgggagaggtggccaatgctctatctttacactgactcatggatggtagcaaatgccttatgggggtggttgcagcagtgggagcaaaataattggcaaagaaggggtaaacctatttgggctgctgaactgtggaaagacattgctgcctga